The Cryomorphaceae bacterium 1068 region CTATTAAAGTTTTGAAGAACCACCCGCAAACGGCTGATGAGAACATCTCTGCTATAGGCTATTGTTTTGGGGGATCTTTGATTCTGGCTATGGCAAATAAAGGAGTAGATCTCGATGGAGTCGCTGCATTTCACAGTGGAGTGCAATTGCCTGTTGGGCCAAGTGAAAATTTGCACGCTATGGTCCTTGTACAAAACGGAGCTGACGATCCATTCGTGAGTCCTGAAAGTGTTGCAAATTTCAAAGCAGCCATGGACTCGTTGCAGAAGCCATACGTGTACGAAAGTTATCCCGGGGCTGTGCATGCCTATACGAACAAAAATGCAGACAGCCTGGGTGAAAAATTCAATTTGCCTTTGGCTTATAATGCTGAAGCGGATACGAAATCTTGGGAGCGTATGAAGGAGTTTTTCAATGAATTATATCCCAGACAGGACTAATGAATTAGAAACATAAGAATCAAGGCGGCTGAAAAGTCGCCTTTTTTTGTTTCTCTTAACTCCTTTTAGATCATGTATTGGTTTGCAAATTTCTCTCAATACATTTTCCTATCATTGCCACCTTTTTATCAATTGTGTATGTCTCGATTCAGATTCTTTTCCGTTGTTTTTCTTGTCGGAATTTCTAAGGTAGTTAGCGCTCAGAACGAAGTAGATCTTCAGGAATTACAGGTAAGTGCTACGCGGTCTTCAGTTGAGTTTTCTGAAGCATCTCGAACCGTCAGGATCATTACTAAAAAGGAAATTGAGGAAGCTCCCGTTAATACGATCAATGAACTTTTGGAATACGCTACTAATGTCGATGTGCGGCAAAGAGGCGCTCAAGGAGTACAAGCTGATATAAGTATCCGCGGTTCGGGTTTTGAACAGGTTTTAATTCTCTTGAATGGAGTGAAAATGACCGACCCACAGACAGGGCATCACAATATGAATATTCCTGTCGAATTGAT contains the following coding sequences:
- a CDS encoding dienelactone hydrolase family protein, whose amino-acid sequence is MIKQFYFLFLTATVFFFSSCGSEPNVKESIDEESLITEMSIVGEEVSYTSDSVTMKGYIAYDETDTTQRPGIIVVHEWWGHTDYVRERAEMLAELGYVALAVDMYGDGKKAEHPDNAMKFSGMVMQNMDGAESRFTEAIKVLKNHPQTADENISAIGYCFGGSLILAMANKGVDLDGVAAFHSGVQLPVGPSENLHAMVLVQNGADDPFVSPESVANFKAAMDSLQKPYVYESYPGAVHAYTNKNADSLGEKFNLPLAYNAEADTKSWERMKEFFNELYPRQD